In Salmo salar chromosome ssa24, Ssal_v3.1, whole genome shotgun sequence, the following proteins share a genomic window:
- the LOC106585097 gene encoding semaphorin-4C, translated as MGEAKVLLLVLLIGWEKSLCLNWNPVPRKTVRYREVLDSMARFRALGVWNYTMATLAEHERVLYVGAREALFALDPNDISKQLRPQIDWPAPKENKRECATKGKNNQTECFNYIRFLQSYNHTHLYTCGTYAFQPKCTYINADHFSLNPGSLEDGKGKCPYDPAKGHTGLIVDKELYSATLNNFLGTEPVILRNLGQQHYSMKSEYLPAWLNEPDFVGSALVRESSGSKEGDDDKIYFFFSERAVELDCDTELNVARVARVCKGDLGGTRTLQKKWTTFQKARLVCSLPERHVTFNNLRAVFTLPGTDWRTTTFYGIFHAQWGDVDVSAVCQYQIGEVKKVFDGPYKEYRDASQRWGRYTGTVPSPRPGACITSWHREKGYNSSLQLPDATLNFAKKHPLMEEKAQARPLLLTKGINFTRLAVDRVSALDTRAYNMLFLGTADGWLQRVVILGSEAHVIEEIQLFDSPQPVDSLTISHTKKYLYIGSRSEVLQLPLANCSRYQSQPDCLLSRDPYCAWDSEGRACVRIDLHRGSTSSLSQDLMLERFSRGKAKFDKPVAIPSPDNSRLRNVTVVVESDMVLPCQLVSNLAQPSWLLNDRELQLGDEETGGPRFDQALKALVVPNVMPVHAGRYVCYSEEQGVKFQTERYQVSVVASSPVVMAARAPDGSMGLFWVLVITLGAACLLLLVAALYLRRRLKLAIGKGTEMKPLESTLVYPITLPKEPPTFVPSKMPSDEDRFWETGANYYYSDGSLKIVPGHALCPSSQSHHHAPTASPSAIPGQPIHSPSRLSLTNIRGSGSNGYIRLNLSSAGEDRVSGGGSGGGGLGLGLSGGGNDYSSPFKEELRRTLQQRSVLPDANPEESSV; from the exons ATGGGTGAGGCTAAGGTCCTGCTGTTGGTTCTTCTGATTGGTTGGGAGAAGTCGTTGTGTCTCAACTGGAACCCGGTCCCACGCAAGACGGTCAGATACCGTG AGGTGCTGGACAGCATGGCCAGGTTCCGGGCTCTAGGTGTGTGGAACTACACCATGGCGACTCTAGCAGAACACGAGAGGGTTCTGTATGTAGGAGCTAGAGAGGCCCTGTTCGCCCTGGACCCTAAcgacatcagcaaacagctacGACCTCag attgaCTGGCCAGCACCAAAGGAGAATAAGAGAGAGTGTGCCACCAAGGGCAAGAACAACCAG ACGGAGTGCTTCAACTACATCCGCTTCCTGCAGAGCTACAACCACACCCACCTCTACACCTGTGGAACCTACGCCTTCCAGCCCAAGTGCACCTACATC AATGCAGACCACTTTAGTCTCAACCCTGGCTCCCTTGAGGATGGGAAGGGCAAGTGTCCCTACGACCCAGCCAAGGGCCACACAGGCCTTATAGTGG ACAAGGAGCTGTATTCAGCCACACTGAACAACTTCCTGGGTACTGAGCCTGTGATCCTGAGGAACCTGGGACAGCAACACTACAGCATGAAGAGTGAATACCTGCCGGCCTGGCTCaacg AACCTGACTTTGTGGGCTCGGCCCTGGTGAGGGAGAGCAGTGGCAGTAAGGAGGGGGACGATGACAAGATCTACTTCTTCTTCAGCGAGAGAGCTGTAGAGCTGGACTGTGACACGGAGCTCAATGTGGCCAGGGTGGCCCGCGTCTGCAAG ggtgatCTGGGGGGCACCAGGACCCTGCAGAAGAAGTGGACCACCTTCCAGAAGGCCAGGCTGGTGTGTTCTCTCCCCGAGCGACACGTCACCTTCAACAACCTGCGGGCAGTCTTCACCCTGCCAGGCACCGACTGGCGCACCACCACCTTCTATGGCATCTTCCACGCCCAGTG GGGTGATGTGGATGTGTCAGCGGTGTGTCAGTACCAGATAGGGGAGGTGAAGAAGGTGTTTGATGGCCCTTATAAGGAGTATAGAGACGCGTCGCAGAGATGGGGGCGATACACTGGCACTGTCCCCAGCCCACGGCCTGGAGCG TGTATTACGAGCTGGCATAGGGAGAAGGGCTACAACAGCTCTCTTCAGCTGCCAGACGCCACCCTCAACTTTGCCAAGAAGCACCCTCTGATGGAGGAGAAGGCTCAGGCTCGCCCCCTACTGCTCACCAAGGGCATCAACTTCACCCGCCTGGCAGTGGACCGGGTCAGCGCCCTGGACACGCGGGCATACAACATGCTCTTCTTAGGCACAG cgGACGGCTGGTTGCAGAGGGTAGTGATCCTCGGCTCGGAGGCCCATGTGATTGAAGAGATACAGTTGTTTGATTCTCCCCAGCCAGTGGATAGCCTGACCATCTCTCACACCAAG AAGTACTTGTACATTGGCTCACGTTCAGAAGTGCTCCAGCTTCCCTTGGCTAACTGCAGCCGCTATCAGTCGCAGCCAGACTGCCTTCTGTCCCGGGACCCCTACTGTGCCTGGGACAGTGAGGGTCGCGCCTGTGTCCGCATCGACCTCCACCGCGG GTCTACCTCCTCCCTATCCCAGGATCTGATGCTGGAGAGATTCAGCAGGGGCAAAGCCAAGTTTGACAAGCCTGTGGCCATCCCCAGCCCTG acaacTCTCGACTGAGGAATGTGACAGTAGTGGTGGAATCAGACATGGTGCTGCCCTGCCAGCTGGTGTCCAACCTGGCCCAGCCCTCCTGGCTCCTCAACGACCGGGAGCTGCAGCTAGGAGATGAGGAGACCGGGGGGCCACGCTTCGACCAGGCCCTGAAGGCTCTGGTGGTCCCCAACGTGATGCCGGTGCACGCAGGACGCTACGTGTGCTACTCCGAGGAGCAGGGGGTCAAGTTTCAGACGGAGCGCTACCAGGTGTCGGTGGTGGCCAGTTCTCCTGTGGTCATGGCAGCCCGGGCCCCTGACGGCAGCATGGGTCTGTTCTGGGTGCTGGTTATTACCCTGGGGGCCGCTTGTCTACTACTACTGGTGGCAGCGCTGTATCTAAGGAGGCGTCTGAAGCTGGCCATAGGTAAAGGAACGGAGATGAAGCCCCTGGAAAGCACCTTAGTCTACCCCATCACCCTGCCCAAGGAGCCACCTACCTTCGTGCCCAGCAAGATGCCCAGCGACGAGGACCGCTTCTGGGAGACGGGCGCCAACTACTACTACTCAGACGGCTCGCTGAAGATCGTTCCCGGCCACGCCCTGTGCCCCAGCAGCCAGTCTCACCACCACGCCCCCACGGCGTCTCCCAGCGCCATCCCCGGCCAGCCCATCCACTCCCCCAGCCGGCTCAGCCTCACCAACATCAGGGGCTCCGGCAGCAACGGCTACATCCGCCTCAACCTGAGCTCGGCTGGGGAGGATAGGGTTAGCGGGGGTGGTTCTGGTGGaggagggctggggctggggctaagCGGGGGCGGGAACGACTATTCCAGCCCCTTCAAGGAGGAGCTGCGTCGGACCCTGCAGCAGAGGAGCGTGCTGCCTGACGCCAACCCTGAAGAGTCGTCTGTGTAG